GCCATGTTCTCTGCTCCTCGCTCTCTCGGGGGCGGATGCCGGCCGAGTGTTCCGCAAGCGAAAAGTGAAGGGGGTTCGCCTCGCTACGCCTGCAAACATCACACAGTTTGCCATCTGCCGACACTCGCGACGTCGTGTCGCAAGGCCTCTGTTGTCAGCGGATGTGTTGGTAGCTGTCAGGTGATTCGACGCAGGGGCGGTACAAGAAGTTCCCCGGCCGGCTCAGAAAATTTGACAAAATCGTGGCAATCCGTCCTAGATGTTGCTACATTTCTCGACCGCTCGAGAGGCCAGCTGGCTGGTGGGTGTTTTTAAGTGATTGCTGCGTAACGGTTTGCGGAGACTGGTGAGGCCTCGAAGAGAGTGCCAGAGGCGGTGTGCGGATTTTGTGGAGCGGGCCAAAATTTCTTAAGCTGCAGGCTGCTGGCGAGAATTATCGGGGGACCATCACCTCGTTGACGAGGGTTTCGCCCTGCTCGGCTGCCGTCAGGTTGGCCATGGTGACGCGGGCGATCTCGGTCAGGGCGTTGCGGGTGAAGAAGGCCTGATGGGCGGTCACCAGGACATTGGGGAAGGTCAGCAGTCGGCTGAACTGGTCGTCTTGAATGACTACGCCTGAGAGGTCGCGGAAAAAGAGGTCGGCCTCTTCTTCGTAGACGTCGAGCCCTAAGTAGCCAATTTGTCCCGACTTAAGTGCCTCGATAGCGGCCCGCGTATCGACCAGGGCACCCCGGCTGGTGTTCACAATCATCACGCCCGGCTTCATTTTCGCCAGGGTTGCGTCGCCGATCAGGTGGTAGGTGTCGGGGGTGAGCGGGCAGTGGAGGGTGATGATGTCGCTGGCGGTTAGGAGTTGCTCGAGCGGGACGTAGCGACCAAGTGTCGCGGCTTCGGGGTTCTGATAGACGTCGTAAAAGAGGAGTTCGCAGCCAAATCCGGCCAGGATTTTCGCGGTGCAGAGCCCGATTTTACCGGTTCCGATCACCCCCACCGTGCGGCCGTGGAAATCGAACCCGAGGAGTCCATCGAGGGCGAAATTGCTGTCGCGAACGCGGGTGTACGCACGATGTAGCTTCCGATTGAGGGCCAGCATGAGGGCCACGGTGTGCTCGGCAACGCTATAAGGGGAGTAGGCAGGGACCCGGGCGACGCGGATTTCTAGCTCGGCAGCAGCGGCGAGATCGACCTGGTTAAAACCGGCACAGCGGAGGGCGATGAATTTGGTTCCGCCGGCGGCGAGTGTGGTGAGGATTTCGCGGCTCAGCGAGTCGTTCACAAACGAACAAATGGCCGGAAATCCTGCAGCAAGCGGCACCGTTTGCGGTGTCAGTCGGGCTTCGAAAAAGACCAGTTCGTGCCCTGTTTTTTGAGCCGCTGGCTCGAGGAATTCGCGATCATAGGCATGCGTACTAAACACGGCGGTTCGCATCGCGATCTCTTTCTCGGCTGAGTGGCAAAACAGCGGAGCGTATCAGCCTGCGGCCGATGGATGCCCCGTCGCGACAACCTCGAGGGTCATCGCAGGTCAAGAATTTTGACCTCGCTACGTTTGTCTCAGAACCTCGGAGGAGTTTCAAGCAACTAACACTCTCTGGTACGAAGCAACGGCGAGTTTCACGGCCCCCACTCGAGTGGTTAGGGCGTGGGAATCGCGGCAAACTTCCTTGCCCGCCCCAGGTTAGATCGATACGCTTCAAGCAGTTTGAAGTTGCATAAAAATGTGTGTCGGTTCAATTATTGGCGGGGTTGAAGTCTCCGGCCGCTGGCTCGATCCCCTTTCTCTCGATCTTCCTCTCCTCGGAATTTCGCACCCCGATCTGCGGCGATCCTTCCTCTCGAAATTGATGATCCGCATTGTGCGGACCTAAATCGATCGAACGAATACGTCCCTCGAATCACTTGTTTTCTCTCGGATAAAGGCCCTTGCGATGCGTGTTTTTCATTGGTTTTTGGCTGCAGCACTGATTTTCGGCGGCCATGTGGCTGCGGTGAATGCTCAGCAAATCGTCGCCGAGGAAGGTGATGAGGCAGCAAATGCACTGGCTGAACTCGAGAAGAAGTTCGAAGTGCCAGAGACCAAGGATGTCGCCCAGCTGCTCGAGTTCATCGGCAGCATCGAGAAAATTCGGCCCACCACGCGTGAAGAGCTGATGGTCATTCGCAAGAAGGGCCCACTCGCCATTTCGACAGCCGCTAAAACAATTCTCGAAGTCGAGAAGGATACGAAATCGCCCGCCTATCGCAAGGCTTCGGGCATCGTACTCACAACCGACGCGCAGAAGGCTCTCTCGCCTGATGCCGATGTTGCTGTTCGCGACGCTTTCATCGCGAAAGTCGACGAGTTCCTCGCTGGTGGCGAGCTTGGTCGTCAAGAACTAATGGTCGCTCAGCAAATCGTCTCGGGGCTCGAGTATTCGGGCAACGATGCCAGTGTTGCTAAGGCTGGTGAACTCTACAGCAAATGGGGTGCGAAGTTCGCCGAATCGTCGGATGAGCAGATTGCTCGCTATGGCAAAATGTTCGTCGGAGCCGGTCGTCGCTTGACTCTCGTGGGTAAACCACTGGAGCTCAAGGGAACCCAAATGGATGGGGCTGCATTCGACATCACTTCGCTCAAGGGCAAGGTGGTTCTCGTCGACTTCTGGGCCACCTGGTGTGGTCCTTGCCGCGCCGAACATCCGAACATTGTGGCCAACTACAAGGGCTACAAAGACAAGGGTTTTGAAGTGGTCGCCGTCAGCCTCGACGCCGATCGTGGCGCCCTCGAAGAATACGTCAAAGAGCACAACACCGGCTGGGTGAATCTCCACGAGAAAGAAGCCGAAGGGAAGAATCCAGCGACCGAATACTACGGCATTCTCGGCATTCCTTGCGTCATGCTGATCGACAAGGAAGGGAAAGTGGTCTCGACCAATGCCCGTGGCGAAAAGCTCGGTGCATTGCTTAAAGATCTCCTTGGTCCAGCCGACCCTGTGAAGGCTGAAGAACCCAAGACCGAATAGTGTCGAGCGCCGCGCATGGCCATCGGCCAGCGTGCACAAGTTTGCATGGCCACCCCTGCCCTGCTGCATGGGTGGCCATGCTTGTTTCTTGTCTCCTCAGAGAAGAGTGTGGTCCGTTTGCTGTCAGCTTGCCGCTAGCTGCCGCCACGAACGGGAAGCTGGCTCG
This window of the Pirellula staleyi DSM 6068 genome carries:
- a CDS encoding TlpA disulfide reductase family protein codes for the protein MRVFHWFLAAALIFGGHVAAVNAQQIVAEEGDEAANALAELEKKFEVPETKDVAQLLEFIGSIEKIRPTTREELMVIRKKGPLAISTAAKTILEVEKDTKSPAYRKASGIVLTTDAQKALSPDADVAVRDAFIAKVDEFLAGGELGRQELMVAQQIVSGLEYSGNDASVAKAGELYSKWGAKFAESSDEQIARYGKMFVGAGRRLTLVGKPLELKGTQMDGAAFDITSLKGKVVLVDFWATWCGPCRAEHPNIVANYKGYKDKGFEVVAVSLDADRGALEEYVKEHNTGWVNLHEKEAEGKNPATEYYGILGIPCVMLIDKEGKVVSTNARGEKLGALLKDLLGPADPVKAEEPKTE
- a CDS encoding 2-hydroxyacid dehydrogenase, with product MRTAVFSTHAYDREFLEPAAQKTGHELVFFEARLTPQTVPLAAGFPAICSFVNDSLSREILTTLAAGGTKFIALRCAGFNQVDLAAAAELEIRVARVPAYSPYSVAEHTVALMLALNRKLHRAYTRVRDSNFALDGLLGFDFHGRTVGVIGTGKIGLCTAKILAGFGCELLFYDVYQNPEAATLGRYVPLEQLLTASDIITLHCPLTPDTYHLIGDATLAKMKPGVMIVNTSRGALVDTRAAIEALKSGQIGYLGLDVYEEEADLFFRDLSGVVIQDDQFSRLLTFPNVLVTAHQAFFTRNALTEIARVTMANLTAAEQGETLVNEVMVPR